From one Chloroflexota bacterium genomic stretch:
- the dnaG gene encoding DNA primase has product MSTVEDIKQKLDIAEVISGYVKLQKSGRNFRALCPFHQEKSPSFYVFPERQSWHCFGACQTGGDLFTFIMKKENLPFGQALHLLAQRAGVPLPPSPRRQEEEQQKERLYSLNEQAASFYHQALLGPAGQAPREYLKKRGLLPQSMEDFQIGYAPAEGQALLQHLSGLGYSREAILASGLVGERDGKLRDLFRHRLIFPIREPGGRGAGLGGRALDEAMPKYLNSPQSPIFDKSSLLYGLDRAKEAIRQKDRAIIVEGYMDVIVAHQAGYTETVATMGLAISEKHLSLLKRSTKNLVLALDADAAGAQGLFRAITDVAAPAQHRERPYDWFLNAASLDAELRVLVLPPGKDPDEVILQDKGLWESLVSQAPPAMDYLLKTLVEATNLQDLREKEALVEKLKHLFQGLEGSVRWAHYLQKLSRLIMVEERVLASALRSRPLRRGPRGETRLPGAPSVERSCLAFLLRHPELKGQADVLSAEYFREGQHREVLRLWKEDPDPQALAQRLDPVLREYLEGLLAQPAPPDLKTPEEESRQMALRLKELYLQGLNKAREELLATEEGKGSAARLEEMGLEISRELARVYQDRARLRLSRSSNA; this is encoded by the coding sequence ATGAGTACCGTAGAGGACATCAAGCAGAAGCTGGATATTGCCGAGGTCATCTCTGGATATGTGAAACTTCAGAAGTCGGGCAGGAACTTCCGGGCCCTCTGTCCCTTCCACCAGGAGAAAAGCCCCTCCTTCTATGTCTTCCCGGAGCGGCAGAGCTGGCACTGCTTTGGTGCCTGCCAGACAGGGGGGGACCTCTTCACCTTCATTATGAAGAAAGAGAACCTACCCTTTGGCCAGGCCCTCCATCTTCTGGCCCAGAGGGCCGGGGTGCCCCTGCCCCCTTCCCCCCGCCGCCAGGAGGAGGAACAGCAGAAGGAGAGGCTCTACAGCCTCAATGAACAGGCCGCCAGCTTCTACCACCAGGCCCTTCTGGGCCCGGCGGGCCAGGCCCCCCGGGAATACCTCAAAAAGAGGGGTCTCCTTCCCCAGTCCATGGAAGACTTCCAGATAGGGTATGCCCCCGCAGAGGGGCAGGCCCTCCTCCAGCACCTTTCGGGGCTGGGCTACAGCCGGGAGGCCATCCTGGCCTCAGGCCTGGTGGGAGAGAGGGATGGGAAGCTCCGGGACCTCTTCCGCCACCGCCTTATCTTTCCCATCCGGGAGCCTGGGGGGCGTGGTGCGGGGTTGGGAGGGCGGGCCTTGGACGAGGCCATGCCCAAATACCTCAACTCCCCCCAGAGCCCCATCTTTGATAAGAGCAGCCTCCTCTACGGCCTGGACAGGGCAAAGGAGGCCATCCGCCAGAAGGACCGGGCCATTATTGTGGAAGGGTATATGGATGTCATCGTTGCCCATCAGGCGGGCTACACCGAGACCGTAGCCACCATGGGCCTGGCCATATCAGAAAAACACCTCTCCCTCCTCAAGAGGTCAACGAAGAACCTGGTCCTGGCCCTGGATGCCGATGCTGCCGGGGCCCAGGGCCTCTTCCGCGCCATAACCGATGTGGCCGCCCCCGCCCAGCACAGGGAAAGGCCCTATGACTGGTTCCTGAACGCGGCCTCCCTGGATGCGGAGCTAAGGGTGCTGGTGCTACCCCCGGGGAAAGACCCTGATGAGGTCATCCTCCAGGATAAAGGTCTCTGGGAAAGCCTCGTCTCCCAGGCCCCCCCGGCCATGGACTACCTACTTAAGACCCTGGTGGAGGCCACCAACCTCCAGGACCTGCGGGAGAAGGAGGCCCTGGTGGAGAAGCTCAAGCACCTTTTCCAGGGCCTGGAGGGCTCAGTGCGCTGGGCCCACTACCTGCAGAAACTCTCCCGCCTTATAATGGTAGAGGAGAGGGTCCTGGCCAGCGCCCTCCGCTCCCGGCCCCTCCGGAGGGGGCCCCGGGGAGAAACACGGCTGCCAGGGGCCCCCTCGGTGGAAAGGAGTTGCCTGGCCTTCCTGCTCCGTCATCCTGAGCTGAAGGGACAGGCGGATGTCTTGTCGGCGGAATATTTCCGGGAGGGCCAGCACCGGGAGGTCCTGAGGTTGTGGAAGGAGGACCCTGACCCCCAGGCCCTGGCCCAGAGGCTGGACCCGGTCCTCCGGGAATACCTGGAGGGCCTCCTGGCCCAGCCAGCGCCCCCGGACCTGAAGACGCCGGAGGAAGAGTCGAGGCAGATGGCACTAAGGCTTAAGGAACTGTATCTCCAGGGCCTCAACAAGGCCAGGGAAGAACTCCTGGCCACGGAAGAGGGAAAGGGCTCGGCTGCCCGCCTGGAGGAAATGGGGCTGGAGATAAGCCGGGAGCTGGCCCGCGTCTATCAGGATAGGGCCCGGCTCCGGCTGTCCAG
- the ppsA gene encoding phosphoenolpyruvate synthase produces the protein MGKANRIVVLFKEVGKEDLSLVGGKGANLGELLRHGIPVPPGFVVTAPAYSSFLEKARLKAPIQELLEKLDRSDTQALQETAARIKELITEAPMPAEIAEAIEHAYRNLGGGSVAVRSSATAEDLPEASFAGQQRTFLNVRGEKEVVKAVLGCWASLFEPRAIFYRTQHRFDHLDIAIAVPVQRMVQSHVSGVMFTVEPVASDSSKIVIEAVFGLGEAIVSGEVTPDLYVVDKRDFQIVEKKVGRQEWQLIRNPLRWGAKGEANIKVTLLPQEQTLQKLTDQEVLKLAQLGKQIEDIYKFPQDIEWAREGREFFIVQTRPVTTMRAREEALPEIDLPLILTGAKGSPGIASGPVKIVSDASEIGKVAKGDVLVAKVTNPDFVPAMKRAVGIVTDEGGRTSHAAIVSRELGIPCVVGTSKATHVLKDRTIITVDGSQGKVHLGRAVVSPAPTPRVVRRALHTKTRLYVNLAEPERAEEIAARDVEGVGLLRAEFIIAQIGLHPRYVLAKGRQEEFISRLAEGLTTFTRAFHPRPVVYRTTDFKTNEYRNLEGGAEYEQEEENPMLGYRGCSRYVREKDAFQLEIDAIKRVREKYNNLWVMVPFVRTVEEMARTRELLEAGGLKASADFKLWMMTEIPSNIFLLGKFIDVGIDGISIGSNDLTQLILGIDRDNTLLAQDFDERNEAVMLALEQAIKTCVHRGITSSICGQAPSVYPELTEKLVEWGITSVSVSPDMIDQTREIIADVEARLATPSRLRRLARSREEEEG, from the coding sequence ATGGGAAAGGCCAACCGGATAGTTGTACTCTTTAAAGAAGTAGGGAAGGAAGACTTATCCCTGGTCGGAGGGAAGGGGGCCAACCTGGGCGAGCTCCTCCGCCACGGCATCCCTGTCCCGCCTGGCTTTGTCGTTACCGCCCCGGCCTATTCATCCTTCCTGGAGAAGGCCCGCCTCAAAGCCCCTATCCAGGAACTCCTGGAAAAGCTGGACCGCTCTGATACCCAGGCCCTCCAGGAGACCGCCGCCCGCATCAAGGAACTGATAACCGAGGCCCCTATGCCCGCCGAGATAGCCGAAGCCATTGAGCATGCCTACAGAAATCTGGGGGGAGGGTCGGTGGCAGTGCGCTCCTCGGCCACAGCCGAGGACCTGCCGGAAGCATCCTTCGCCGGCCAGCAGCGGACCTTTCTCAACGTGCGGGGAGAGAAGGAGGTGGTGAAGGCCGTCCTGGGCTGCTGGGCCTCCCTCTTTGAGCCCCGGGCTATCTTCTACCGCACCCAGCACCGCTTTGACCACCTGGACATCGCCATTGCCGTCCCGGTCCAGCGCATGGTCCAGTCCCATGTCTCGGGGGTAATGTTCACCGTGGAGCCGGTAGCCTCCGATAGTAGCAAGATAGTTATTGAGGCCGTCTTTGGACTGGGGGAGGCCATCGTCTCGGGCGAGGTAACCCCGGACCTCTATGTGGTGGACAAGAGGGACTTCCAGATTGTGGAAAAGAAAGTGGGGCGTCAGGAATGGCAGCTCATCCGCAACCCCCTGCGCTGGGGGGCCAAAGGAGAAGCCAATATCAAGGTCACCCTCCTCCCCCAGGAACAGACCCTCCAGAAGCTCACCGACCAGGAGGTCCTGAAGCTGGCCCAACTGGGAAAGCAGATTGAGGACATCTACAAGTTCCCCCAGGACATTGAATGGGCCAGGGAAGGCAGGGAGTTCTTCATCGTCCAGACTCGCCCCGTCACCACCATGCGCGCCCGGGAGGAGGCGTTGCCGGAGATAGACCTGCCCCTCATCCTCACCGGGGCAAAGGGCAGCCCGGGCATCGCCTCCGGCCCGGTAAAGATAGTGTCCGATGCCAGCGAGATAGGCAAGGTGGCCAAGGGGGATGTGCTGGTGGCCAAGGTGACCAACCCCGACTTCGTCCCCGCCATGAAGAGGGCGGTGGGCATTGTTACCGACGAGGGGGGCCGGACCTCCCACGCCGCCATCGTCAGCCGGGAGCTAGGCATCCCCTGCGTGGTGGGCACCAGCAAGGCTACCCATGTCCTGAAGGACAGAACCATCATCACCGTTGACGGCTCCCAGGGCAAGGTCCACCTCGGCCGGGCGGTGGTCTCCCCCGCCCCCACCCCCCGCGTGGTCCGCCGCGCCCTCCACACCAAGACGAGGCTTTATGTCAACCTGGCCGAGCCGGAAAGGGCGGAGGAGATAGCGGCCCGGGATGTGGAGGGGGTGGGGCTCCTCCGGGCCGAGTTCATCATCGCCCAGATAGGCCTCCACCCCCGCTATGTCCTGGCCAAAGGGCGGCAGGAGGAGTTTATCAGCCGCCTGGCCGAAGGCCTCACCACCTTCACCCGCGCATTCCACCCCCGCCCGGTGGTCTACCGCACCACCGATTTCAAGACCAACGAATACCGCAACCTGGAGGGCGGGGCCGAATACGAGCAGGAGGAAGAGAACCCCATGCTGGGCTACCGGGGCTGCTCCCGCTACGTCCGGGAAAAGGATGCCTTCCAGCTAGAGATAGACGCCATCAAGAGGGTTAGAGAGAAATACAACAACCTCTGGGTGATGGTCCCCTTCGTCCGCACCGTGGAGGAGATGGCCCGGACCAGGGAGCTCCTGGAGGCAGGAGGGCTCAAGGCTTCGGCAGACTTCAAACTCTGGATGATGACCGAGATCCCATCCAACATCTTCCTCCTGGGCAAGTTCATCGATGTGGGCATAGACGGCATATCCATCGGCTCCAACGACCTCACCCAGCTCATCCTGGGCATTGACCGGGACAACACCCTCCTGGCCCAGGACTTTGATGAGAGAAACGAGGCAGTGATGCTCGCCCTAGAGCAGGCCATCAAGACCTGCGTCCACCGGGGCATCACCAGCTCCATCTGCGGCCAGGCCCCCTCGGTCTACCCTGAACTTACCGAGAAGCTGGTGGAGTGGGGGATTACCTCCGTCTCCGTCAGCCCAGACATGATAGACCAGACCCGGGAAATAATCGCCGATGTGGAAGCCCGCCTTGCCACCCCTTCCCGTCTCCGCCGCCTGGCCCGGAGCCGTGAAGAAGAGGAAGGATGA
- a CDS encoding deoxyguanosinetriphosphate triphosphohydrolase codes for MTLGEVRQRLEEREEALSPYATRSSLSHRLRPEPPDALRTTFQRDRDRILHSKAFRRLKHKTQVFINPEGDHFVTRLTHTLEVAQIARTIARALNLNEDLAEAIALGHDLGHTPFGHTGEEALDQLYPHGFHHSEQSLRVVDVLENEGQGLNLTNEVRDGIRHHSKAGIDAAGPATLEGQVVKLSDAIAYINHDTADATRAGLLREEDLPPHVFAVLGRTTRERLNTLIADAVSFSWSATGLVDATTPVIGLSPRVREAAEALREFLFEKVYDQLAELQEARRAKEAVRLLYSHYLHHPEALPPEYLTRDEPLATRVVDYIAGMTDPFALRLAQEIAQASFP; via the coding sequence ATGACCCTCGGTGAAGTCCGCCAGCGCCTGGAGGAGAGGGAGGAAGCTCTCTCCCCCTATGCCACAAGAAGCTCTCTGAGCCACCGGCTCCGCCCCGAGCCCCCCGACGCCCTCCGCACCACCTTCCAGCGGGACAGGGACCGTATCCTCCACTCCAAGGCCTTCCGCCGCCTCAAGCACAAGACCCAGGTCTTCATCAACCCGGAGGGGGACCATTTTGTTACCCGCCTCACCCATACCCTGGAGGTAGCCCAGATAGCCCGCACCATCGCCCGGGCCCTGAACCTGAACGAGGACCTGGCCGAGGCCATCGCCCTGGGCCACGACCTGGGCCACACCCCTTTCGGCCACACCGGCGAGGAGGCGCTGGACCAGCTCTACCCCCACGGCTTCCACCACAGTGAGCAGAGCTTGAGAGTGGTGGATGTCCTGGAAAACGAGGGCCAGGGGCTGAACCTCACGAACGAGGTGAGGGATGGCATCCGTCACCACTCCAAGGCCGGTATTGATGCCGCGGGGCCTGCCACCCTTGAAGGGCAGGTGGTCAAGCTCTCCGATGCCATCGCCTATATCAACCACGATACCGCCGATGCCACCCGGGCCGGCCTGCTGCGGGAGGAGGACCTCCCCCCCCATGTCTTCGCCGTCCTGGGCCGGACCACACGGGAGCGGCTGAACACCCTGATTGCCGATGCCGTCTCTTTCTCCTGGTCCGCCACCGGGCTGGTGGATGCAACAACCCCGGTCATCGGCCTCAGCCCCAGGGTAAGAGAGGCGGCCGAGGCCCTGAGGGAGTTCCTGTTTGAAAAGGTCTATGACCAACTGGCCGAGCTGCAGGAGGCCCGGAGGGCCAAAGAGGCGGTGCGCCTCCTCTACTCCCACTACCTCCACCACCCCGAGGCCCTCCCCCCCGAATACCTCACCCGGGATGAGCCCCTGGCCACCAGGGTGGTGGACTACATCGCCGGCATGACCGACCCCTTTGCCCTCAGGCTGGCCCAGGAGATAGCCCAGGCTTCCTTCCCATGA
- a CDS encoding type II secretion system GspH family protein, whose product MKRGYILLEVLIGLALAAVTVPALLGGVSVGVTAADRAQDRASMYRLAQGQLEDVLRQPYDPLPAAYTQVPGIPAGYTIQITATVPVSYQYPGGSAAPETVQLITIRVDGPFGNMELQGYKVRE is encoded by the coding sequence ATGAAAAGGGGCTATATTCTCCTGGAGGTGCTCATCGGGCTGGCCCTGGCGGCTGTCACAGTCCCGGCCCTCCTGGGAGGGGTATCGGTGGGGGTGACGGCGGCGGACCGGGCCCAGGACCGGGCAAGCATGTATCGCCTGGCCCAGGGCCAGTTGGAGGATGTCCTCCGCCAGCCCTATGACCCCCTCCCCGCCGCCTATACCCAGGTCCCCGGTATCCCGGCTGGCTACACCATCCAGATAACGGCGACGGTGCCGGTGAGCTATCAGTACCCCGGTGGAAGCGCTGCCCCGGAGACAGTCCAGCTCATCACCATCAGGGTGGACGGGCCTTTCGGCAATATGGAGCTCCAGGGCTACAAGGTGAGGGAATGA